In a genomic window of Chengkuizengella sediminis:
- a CDS encoding aldo/keto reductase, which produces METRILGSTGIKVSEVGFGAWQLGNAKDWGNMSEKEAIYLVHSALDQGCNFFDTAPNYGGGKSEELLGKAFSGKRDQVVVNTKVGKDFSPTQLKTSLETSLKRLQSDYIDTILLHNPPFEFLNGESPIYLELEKLKIEGKIRAYGASVDSSREMLEIIHNTNSQVLEVLFNIFHQETAAAFPMAKEKGVGIIAKVPLDSGWLSGKYNANSQFKGIRSRWSEEVINRRFELLNQIDYVTDVDQNMVQAALRFILSYDAVSTVIPGVKNEQQLFDNLTASNQKMSSEMKQQLQTFWEKELKADPVPW; this is translated from the coding sequence ATGGAAACTAGGATATTAGGCAGTACAGGTATTAAGGTTTCAGAAGTTGGTTTTGGTGCATGGCAATTAGGAAATGCAAAAGACTGGGGAAACATGTCTGAGAAAGAAGCCATTTATTTAGTTCATTCTGCTCTAGATCAAGGATGCAATTTTTTTGATACAGCTCCAAATTACGGTGGAGGAAAGAGTGAGGAATTATTAGGAAAGGCTTTTTCAGGTAAAAGAGATCAAGTTGTGGTAAATACGAAGGTTGGTAAAGATTTCAGCCCGACCCAATTAAAAACTTCACTAGAAACAAGTTTAAAAAGGTTACAATCTGATTATATCGATACGATCTTATTACATAATCCACCTTTTGAATTTTTAAATGGAGAGAGTCCTATCTATTTAGAACTGGAAAAATTAAAAATAGAAGGGAAAATAAGAGCTTATGGAGCTTCTGTTGATTCTAGCAGAGAAATGTTAGAGATTATACATAATACTAACAGCCAAGTATTAGAGGTATTGTTTAATATTTTTCATCAAGAGACGGCCGCAGCATTTCCAATGGCAAAAGAAAAGGGTGTTGGTATTATTGCCAAAGTTCCACTTGATTCAGGCTGGTTATCCGGAAAGTACAATGCAAACAGTCAGTTTAAGGGAATTCGAAGCAGATGGTCTGAAGAGGTCATTAATCGTAGATTTGAGCTGTTAAATCAAATTGATTATGTCACTGACGTAGACCAAAACATGGTACAGGCTGCTTTAAGATTTATTCTTTCTTATGATGCAGTATCTACAGTGATACCTGGTGTAAAAAATGAACAACAGTTATTTGATAATCTAACCGCTAGTAATCAAAAAATGAGCAGTGAAATGAAACAACAACTACAAACATTCTGGGAAAAAGAACTTAAAGCTG
- a CDS encoding MBL fold metallo-hydrolase, protein MNIRQIRNATMVLNYAGKKFLIDPFLAKKGTYPPYPNTPNQDKRNPTVGLPVPVEEIIKVDAVIVTHLHPDHFDSAAIEILPKDIIIFAQSEIEAETIKKEGFQNVDSLTNISIFGEISLSKTDGKHGIGQIGEIMGEVSGVVFKHIDEKTLYIAGDTIWCSDVQDAINTYNPDVIIVNGGGAQFLQGDPIIMTKEDIHQTYMEAQQSTIIVSHMEAINHALLTRKELKRFIEGKGLSNNILVPDDGEIISF, encoded by the coding sequence ATGAATATTAGACAAATAAGAAATGCAACGATGGTTTTAAACTATGCTGGTAAGAAATTTTTAATTGATCCATTTTTAGCAAAAAAGGGCACTTATCCACCATATCCAAACACTCCGAATCAAGACAAACGTAATCCAACAGTAGGTTTACCAGTTCCAGTTGAAGAAATAATCAAAGTGGATGCTGTAATTGTAACTCACTTACACCCAGATCATTTTGATTCCGCAGCTATTGAGATTTTACCTAAAGATATTATAATTTTTGCGCAATCTGAAATAGAAGCTGAAACAATAAAAAAAGAAGGATTTCAAAACGTAGATTCTTTAACTAATATCTCCATATTTGGAGAAATAAGCTTGTCTAAAACAGATGGAAAACACGGGATAGGTCAAATAGGGGAAATAATGGGGGAAGTCTCGGGAGTAGTTTTTAAACATATCGATGAAAAGACTCTTTATATTGCAGGAGATACAATTTGGTGTAGTGATGTTCAAGATGCCATTAACACTTATAATCCAGATGTGATTATTGTGAATGGAGGTGGTGCACAATTTCTTCAAGGCGATCCTATTATTATGACAAAAGAAGATATACATCAAACTTACATGGAGGCTCAGCAATCAACTATTATTGTTTCCCATATGGAGGCTATTAACCACGCTTTACTAACAAGAAAAGAGTTAAAACGTTTCATTGAAGGAAAGGGACTTTCCAACAATATATTAGTACCCGATGATGGAGAAATAATTTCTTTTTAA
- a CDS encoding Lrp/AsnC family transcriptional regulator, giving the protein MIDNTDEKILEELLKNGRITMKELGEKVHLTGQATASRVVKLEEEGVIEGYTINLNQGKSGYSIHSFINIFTKNPSHKAFLSFAEEKQKYILNHFKITGESCYLLECRFPSNDELDQFLTELNIHANYKLAIVINKKN; this is encoded by the coding sequence ATGATAGATAATACGGATGAAAAAATCCTTGAAGAGTTATTAAAGAATGGTCGTATTACAATGAAGGAGTTAGGAGAAAAAGTTCATTTAACGGGTCAGGCTACAGCTTCTAGAGTGGTTAAATTAGAGGAAGAAGGTGTAATAGAGGGGTATACGATTAATCTAAATCAAGGAAAATCAGGATATTCTATCCATTCATTTATAAATATTTTTACAAAAAATCCTTCTCATAAAGCCTTTTTATCATTTGCTGAAGAAAAACAAAAGTATATCTTGAATCATTTCAAAATTACTGGAGAAAGCTGTTATCTTTTAGAGTGTAGGTTTCCATCAAATGATGAACTGGATCAATTTTTAACCGAATTAAACATACATGCTAATTATAAATTGGCTATTGTGATAAATAAGAAAAACTAA
- a CDS encoding stalk domain-containing protein, producing the protein MKKNAMMITLAGTLLVGGTFQTSLANSNSLQESEITSEINFIQNLEQAVTIKDHDLSFEKEEIAVNAVLPEIQGLKDVHFQGEINEKIKMMFEEKIEELEKDAIEHAQEAKESGWNFHKYSLDMSYDMKIAGDLVSIVIGTSTYTGGANATTIVDSVNIVNQSEAKEVSITELMEKDKINELILAEINKNPDQYFTPGDLGFQTVKEDQAYYIDREEVVLIFDEYEIAPGVAGTPYIFIPFVNERMDHKYSKDVSPSEEIFVVTNGEVQSFTQEPIIKNNTTMVPLRGIFEVLGAGVEWDQTTKTVKANKNDTEILLTIGDNVANVNGKSIILQHPSIVLNGSTMVPLRFVSEALGASVDWNQETKIVTIKTN; encoded by the coding sequence ATGAAAAAAAATGCAATGATGATCACATTAGCAGGAACTTTATTAGTTGGAGGTACGTTCCAAACTAGTTTAGCAAATTCTAATTCATTACAAGAATCAGAAATCACATCAGAAATAAACTTTATTCAGAACTTAGAACAAGCAGTAACGATAAAAGATCATGATTTATCTTTTGAAAAAGAGGAGATAGCAGTTAATGCCGTTCTACCAGAAATTCAAGGTTTAAAAGACGTGCACTTTCAAGGTGAAATCAATGAGAAAATTAAAATGATGTTTGAAGAGAAAATAGAAGAATTAGAAAAGGATGCAATAGAGCATGCACAAGAAGCCAAAGAAAGTGGGTGGAATTTTCATAAATATTCATTAGATATGAGTTATGATATGAAAATTGCTGGAGATTTAGTTTCTATTGTGATTGGAACAAGTACTTATACAGGGGGGGCAAATGCAACTACTATTGTAGATTCGGTAAATATAGTAAATCAATCCGAAGCGAAAGAAGTAAGTATTACAGAATTAATGGAAAAAGATAAAATCAATGAATTGATTCTAGCAGAAATTAATAAAAATCCAGATCAATATTTCACACCAGGTGATCTTGGTTTCCAAACAGTTAAGGAGGATCAAGCCTATTACATTGATAGAGAAGAAGTAGTTTTAATTTTTGATGAGTATGAAATTGCTCCTGGAGTTGCGGGTACACCGTATATTTTCATCCCATTTGTTAATGAAAGAATGGATCATAAGTATAGTAAAGATGTATCTCCATCTGAAGAGATATTTGTAGTCACTAACGGAGAAGTACAAAGCTTTACTCAAGAACCTATCATTAAGAACAATACAACGATGGTTCCTCTTAGAGGAATATTTGAAGTGTTGGGTGCAGGTGTGGAGTGGGATCAAACAACAAAAACAGTGAAAGCCAACAAAAATGACACTGAAATCTTATTAACGATCGGTGATAATGTGGCCAATGTGAATGGCAAATCTATCATTTTACAACATCCTTCTATAGTTCTAAATGGCTCAACAATGGTTCCTCTTCGATTTGTTAGCGAAGCACTTGGTGCCAGCGTGGATTGGAATCAAGAAACAAAAATAGTGACAATTAAGACAAATTAA
- a CDS encoding response regulator transcription factor: MRTVLVLEDEMSIRSFITLNLERNGYKVIEAETGEQALELFLEHKIDIALLDVMLPGMDGFEVCQKMREMNERIGIIMLTARVQEVDRVHGLMSGADDYINKPFVPSELMARIYSLIRRMNVSSDEQYNNNKELITLFPNEKRIKRGERMIDLTPTEFMILKLLREQNGQAVSRNDLLDEVWGLDYPGDPKIVDVNMRRLRQKIEDNPSEPKWIQTVWGYGYKWTGDTP; the protein is encoded by the coding sequence ATGAGAACGGTACTAGTATTGGAAGATGAAATGAGTATACGCAGTTTTATCACGCTAAATTTAGAGAGAAATGGTTATAAAGTGATCGAAGCGGAAACAGGAGAACAAGCATTAGAACTATTTTTAGAACACAAAATAGATATTGCATTATTGGATGTCATGTTGCCTGGAATGGATGGGTTTGAAGTCTGTCAAAAAATGAGAGAAATGAATGAGCGAATTGGAATTATCATGTTAACCGCTAGGGTACAAGAGGTGGATAGAGTTCATGGATTGATGTCTGGAGCGGATGATTATATTAACAAACCCTTTGTACCCTCAGAGTTAATGGCAAGAATCTACTCCTTAATAAGAAGGATGAATGTCTCTTCGGATGAACAATATAATAATAATAAAGAGTTAATCACTTTATTTCCTAATGAGAAAAGAATCAAAAGAGGAGAACGAATGATTGATTTGACCCCAACAGAGTTTATGATATTAAAGCTTTTGAGAGAACAGAATGGGCAAGCTGTAAGTAGAAATGATTTATTAGATGAAGTTTGGGGACTTGATTATCCAGGGGATCCTAAAATAGTGGATGTGAATATGAGAAGGCTTCGTCAAAAAATAGAAGACAATCCCTCAGAACCAAAATGGATTCAAACGGTATGGGGTTATGGATATAAATGGACAGGTGATACGCCATGA
- a CDS encoding sensor histidine kinase — protein MNGIKRKIVMNFMFIILLTILLLLGVFFSVVYNYYYNGVSNALMNHAHTTASFANRYMTLSLSNIEQNLSQIKENFAHDQAELQILNTDGNILITTSGFNINETVDTDDIRKALQGENGIWRGVNKSTNEKIMSVSTPILVDGKITIVARYMTSLEQIDQKIKNTMIFSIGIGLIVMLIVLIISYKLASNISTPIKNITEASRKIARGRYDIKLNENDRDEIGILSKNFNEMAVEIKKTEQLKNEFISSMSHELRTPLTGIKGWSDTLLTGDQDNKEETERGLKIINKEADRLMGLVEELLDFSRLEAYNLNLSISKFSITQLLDEVILQMSIKAERKGILINFNHKEYIEINADKNRLKQVFINLLDNAIKFSNIDDSIEITVEDNNYNEIKVCVKDHGIGIEEDKLEQITEKFYQVNANKEGTGIGLAVVKQLVQLHKGQLSIISEWNRGTEVAVILPKEV, from the coding sequence ATGAATGGCATAAAAAGAAAAATCGTCATGAATTTTATGTTTATCATATTATTGACGATTTTACTGCTGTTAGGTGTGTTTTTTTCTGTGGTTTATAATTATTATTATAATGGCGTTTCGAATGCACTAATGAATCATGCACATACAACAGCTTCGTTTGCAAACCGATATATGACTCTTTCTCTTAGTAATATCGAACAAAACTTATCACAAATTAAAGAGAATTTTGCGCACGATCAAGCAGAATTGCAAATTTTAAATACAGACGGTAATATCCTAATAACAACTAGTGGATTCAACATTAATGAAACTGTGGATACGGATGATATAAGGAAGGCATTACAAGGGGAGAATGGGATTTGGAGAGGAGTTAACAAAAGTACAAACGAAAAAATCATGTCTGTCTCTACTCCGATTTTAGTGGATGGAAAAATAACCATAGTTGCAAGATATATGACTTCACTTGAACAAATCGATCAAAAAATAAAAAATACAATGATTTTTAGTATAGGTATTGGTCTTATCGTAATGCTGATCGTTTTAATAATAAGTTATAAATTAGCCTCCAATATATCTACCCCCATTAAAAACATCACTGAAGCTTCACGTAAAATTGCTAGAGGAAGATATGATATCAAGTTAAACGAAAATGATCGGGATGAGATCGGTATTCTTTCTAAAAACTTTAATGAGATGGCAGTTGAAATTAAAAAAACAGAACAGTTAAAAAATGAATTTATATCTTCGATGTCTCACGAATTGAGAACACCACTTACAGGCATTAAAGGTTGGAGTGATACACTTCTAACAGGCGATCAAGATAACAAGGAAGAGACAGAGCGAGGATTAAAGATTATCAATAAAGAAGCGGATCGTTTAATGGGATTAGTAGAAGAATTATTAGATTTCTCTAGATTAGAAGCCTATAACTTGAATTTATCCATTTCAAAATTTTCAATAACTCAATTGCTTGATGAAGTTATTTTGCAAATGAGTATAAAAGCCGAGCGAAAAGGAATTCTAATCAATTTTAATCATAAGGAATATATTGAAATTAATGCTGATAAAAACCGCTTAAAACAGGTGTTTATTAATTTACTTGATAATGCCATAAAGTTTTCCAATATTGACGATTCAATTGAAATTACAGTAGAAGATAATAACTATAATGAAATTAAAGTATGTGTCAAGGACCATGGAATTGGGATTGAGGAGGACAAACTAGAACAGATTACAGAAAAGTTTTATCAAGTAAATGCGAATAAAGAAGGAACAGGAATAGGACTAGCTGTAGTAAAACAACTTGTCCAGCTCCATAAGGGACAGCTTTCTATAATAAGCGAGTGGAATAGGGGGACGGAGGTTGCTGTCATATTACCAAAAGAGGTTTAA
- a CDS encoding tetratricopeptide repeat protein: MTKFIGFILLWQILGNPFIALLVIFIILYFLDRRFLGFFPSLTKPFKRMRKISNLRQQIRLNPNDVSSRYELASLLMEKKKYTEANQILIEILPRMDQDSNVLCDLGLTHLKMGNIPEGEKYILEGLEINPRTGYGQPYLELAKVFIQSDRDKTFQYLQEFRGIHSSSCESYYLLGKLYEQSGRKEEAKEAFKEVTEIYKSLPKYMKRHERKWAIRSRLKSK; this comes from the coding sequence ATGACGAAATTTATTGGTTTTATTTTATTGTGGCAAATCCTTGGAAATCCATTTATAGCTTTACTCGTGATTTTTATCATTTTATATTTTTTAGACAGACGTTTTTTGGGGTTCTTTCCTAGCCTAACAAAACCTTTTAAACGTATGAGAAAAATATCAAATTTAAGACAGCAGATTAGACTGAACCCTAATGATGTCTCTTCTAGATATGAATTAGCTAGTCTACTGATGGAAAAGAAAAAGTATACTGAAGCAAATCAGATTCTTATTGAGATCCTCCCTCGCATGGATCAAGATTCAAATGTGTTGTGCGATCTTGGTTTGACACATCTTAAGATGGGCAACATTCCAGAAGGAGAAAAATATATATTAGAAGGACTAGAAATAAATCCTAGAACGGGGTATGGACAGCCGTATCTAGAGTTAGCTAAAGTTTTTATTCAAAGTGATCGTGATAAAACTTTTCAATATTTACAGGAATTTCGCGGCATTCACTCTTCTTCCTGTGAATCCTATTATTTATTAGGAAAACTTTATGAACAAAGTGGAAGAAAGGAAGAAGCTAAGGAGGCTTTTAAAGAAGTTACAGAAATTTATAAATCATTACCTAAATATATGAAACGTCATGAAAGAAAATGGGCGATTCGCAGCAGACTTAAATCTAAGTAA
- a CDS encoding DUF1128 domain-containing protein translates to MDLTQKTNENIRFMVEEIIQKLKMATAAAMKPEHFSLERYEDIKDIYDLVTSKNNYSISEMEAIVKELGDLRK, encoded by the coding sequence ATGGATTTAACACAAAAAACAAATGAAAATATCCGTTTTATGGTAGAAGAAATCATACAAAAATTAAAAATGGCAACAGCTGCCGCTATGAAACCTGAGCATTTTAGTTTAGAACGATACGAAGACATTAAAGATATTTATGATTTAGTAACGAGTAAAAATAATTACAGTATTTCAGAAATGGAAGCGATCGTGAAGGAATTGGGAGATTTACGCAAATAA
- a CDS encoding NAD(P)-dependent malic enzyme — protein sequence MSLREEALELHRLNKGKLEVNTKVEVKTAKDLSLAYSPGVAEPCKEIHKHENAVYDYTIKGNSVAVISNGTAVLGLGNIGAKASLPVIEGKAVLFKSFAGVDAFPICLDTTNVDQFVETVKLLEATFGGINLEDIAAPACFEIEERLKDELNIPVFHDDQHGTAIVTVAGLVNALKLVKKSMGSIKVVVNGAGSAGIAIVKLLNRFGVNDMILCDSKGIIFEGREFGMNEVKHEMACYTNLKKEQGTLADAMKKADVFIGVSAANVVTKEMVRSMNQDAIIFAMANPIPEIMYEDAIEAGARVVGTGRSDLPNQINNVLAFPGIFRGALDVRASDINEKMKEAAVFSIASLVSEQELSKDYVIPAPFDKRVAPAVAKAVSKAAIESGVSMDTYNTALI from the coding sequence ATGTCATTACGTGAAGAAGCACTAGAACTGCATCGATTGAATAAAGGGAAATTAGAAGTGAATACTAAAGTTGAAGTTAAAACGGCTAAGGATTTATCCCTAGCTTATTCACCAGGGGTAGCAGAGCCGTGTAAAGAAATCCACAAACATGAAAATGCGGTTTATGATTATACCATAAAAGGGAACAGTGTTGCTGTTATCTCTAATGGAACTGCCGTATTGGGTCTTGGTAATATTGGTGCTAAAGCATCACTTCCAGTAATAGAAGGAAAAGCTGTTTTGTTTAAAAGTTTTGCAGGAGTAGATGCTTTCCCTATTTGCTTGGATACAACAAATGTTGATCAATTTGTTGAAACTGTTAAATTGCTTGAGGCTACTTTTGGCGGTATTAATTTAGAAGATATTGCTGCACCCGCTTGTTTTGAAATTGAAGAGCGTTTAAAAGATGAATTAAATATCCCAGTTTTTCATGACGATCAACATGGCACAGCCATTGTAACAGTAGCTGGATTAGTGAATGCACTAAAATTAGTAAAAAAATCAATGGGCTCCATTAAAGTAGTAGTGAATGGTGCAGGATCAGCAGGTATTGCTATTGTTAAGTTATTAAATCGGTTTGGTGTGAATGATATGATTTTATGTGATTCTAAAGGTATTATTTTTGAAGGACGCGAGTTTGGTATGAATGAAGTTAAACATGAAATGGCTTGTTATACAAACCTTAAGAAAGAACAAGGAACTTTGGCCGATGCGATGAAAAAAGCAGATGTTTTTATTGGTGTTTCTGCTGCGAATGTTGTAACAAAAGAAATGGTACGTTCCATGAATCAGGATGCGATCATATTTGCTATGGCAAATCCAATTCCAGAAATTATGTATGAAGATGCTATTGAAGCAGGCGCAAGAGTAGTAGGGACTGGGCGTTCTGATCTTCCAAACCAAATCAATAATGTCTTAGCCTTTCCAGGAATATTTCGGGGCGCATTAGATGTACGCGCATCCGATATTAATGAGAAAATGAAAGAAGCAGCCGTATTTTCTATTGCTTCTCTTGTTTCAGAACAGGAGTTAAGTAAAGACTATGTTATACCCGCGCCATTTGATAAACGTGTTGCTCCAGCTGTAGCTAAAGCGGTAAGTAAAGCCGCGATTGAATCAGGAGTTTCTATGGATACTTATAATACTGCGCTTATTTAA
- the gap gene encoding type I glyceraldehyde-3-phosphate dehydrogenase, whose product MIGINGMGRIGRLVLRKAFDSNLSLNDSRVIAINSKYSIETVSHLIKYDTVHGKFNGSVEIEDGDLIINGFRVKVTYEMYPEDIPWEQLGVKVVIDSTGQFNNRESAQKHLQSGALTVINTAPAKDMDLTVVMGVNDHLFDPESHKLLSSASCTTNCVAPILDVLDKTFSIKNGWVTSVHSYTNDQKHLDNPHHDLRRARACTQSIIPTSTGVGKALKNVIPHLAPIIQGLSVRVPTPDVSLIDMTIQVHDDVTLEKVRKVFEGAARGHLSPYLDYINDPLISSDFIGNEKSAVIDGLSLSVAEDQIKVLAWYDNEWGYSCRVVDLAHLVINKQKQGECELWDKTVI is encoded by the coding sequence ATGATTGGTATTAATGGAATGGGGAGAATTGGTAGACTTGTTTTACGTAAGGCTTTTGACTCAAACCTTAGTCTAAATGACTCTAGGGTTATTGCAATTAATAGTAAATATTCTATAGAAACGGTAAGTCACTTAATTAAATACGATACAGTTCATGGGAAGTTCAATGGTTCCGTAGAAATCGAAGATGGGGATCTGATCATAAATGGTTTTAGAGTGAAGGTAACTTACGAAATGTACCCTGAGGACATACCTTGGGAACAGCTTGGTGTAAAGGTTGTCATAGATTCAACAGGACAATTCAACAACAGAGAAAGTGCACAAAAACACTTACAATCAGGAGCATTGACTGTTATTAACACAGCCCCTGCGAAGGATATGGATTTAACAGTAGTGATGGGAGTAAATGATCACCTCTTCGACCCGGAGAGTCATAAACTTTTATCATCAGCTTCGTGTACAACAAACTGCGTAGCACCTATTTTAGACGTTTTAGATAAAACGTTTTCTATTAAAAATGGATGGGTTACTTCCGTTCATTCCTATACAAATGATCAAAAACATTTAGATAATCCACATCATGATTTACGTAGAGCACGTGCTTGTACTCAATCTATTATTCCAACAAGTACTGGGGTAGGTAAAGCACTTAAAAATGTAATACCACACCTAGCACCGATTATTCAAGGATTGTCTGTTCGTGTACCTACTCCAGATGTTTCACTCATTGATATGACAATCCAAGTGCATGATGATGTCACATTAGAAAAGGTTCGAAAGGTATTTGAAGGTGCAGCCAGAGGTCATTTATCTCCATATTTGGACTATATAAATGATCCATTAATTTCAAGTGATTTTATAGGAAATGAAAAATCAGCTGTGATTGATGGGTTATCATTATCTGTTGCTGAAGATCAAATCAAAGTGTTGGCTTGGTATGATAATGAATGGGGATATTCTTGTCGAGTAGTTGATTTAGCGCATTTGGTGATCAATAAACAAAAACAAGGAGAGTGTGAATTATGGGACAAAACGGTCATATAA
- a CDS encoding GapA-binding peptide SR1P, producing the protein MGQNGHINDLGTIICKHCGEVIDTVDTDNVITFYSSCKNDHCNELNSEVLFNDSEG; encoded by the coding sequence ATGGGACAAAACGGTCATATAAACGATTTAGGTACCATTATATGTAAACACTGTGGGGAAGTAATAGATACAGTAGATACGGACAATGTCATCACATTTTATAGCTCTTGTAAAAATGATCATTGCAATGAATTAAATTCGGAGGTACTTTTCAATGACAGTGAAGGTTAA